The Neofelis nebulosa isolate mNeoNeb1 chromosome 1, mNeoNeb1.pri, whole genome shotgun sequence sequence aataaaagtcatgagGATAAATACAGTCTCCTTCACCTGGATCCCTAAGCCTAGTTACATAAGTTCATCATGGACTTAGGAAGTTCACATGTGAAAAAGAATTGGCAGTTTCATCAGGCTGTAAACTCTGTAACTCAACAGAGATAAAGCTACAAAAATCTCAAATTTAATCTTATCTTTTGCTATGAATGATAAAATGGAACTCTTCAAGTCTCAGATTGGACTGAGGTAGCACTTAAGGCAGAGAACAAATACTGGGaatccctccacccctccacaccAAAGAAGTTACTACTTCACTTCAGGACTTACAAAGAAGGGGCCTGGTGACTATTTTGAGAGACTTGGCTTATCCTTTACCTTTTGTTTTATAGGATATAGGAAAAGCTacgttttgattttttaatatatcttttaatttattattattatttaagaaatatttttttgtattattgatttagtttcttttaacaagcagaccaaaacacacctaggatataatttccttttcatctcttttttttcttttttttttttttttggatttagcTTCTTttaacaaacagacaaaaacacacataggatcccttccctttatttttatttctgtgttttgtttgcttgttttggacctcttcttaatatagGAATTATTCTCAGAAGCAGGAATACAACAGCCtttgataacaacaacaacaaaccccctTATTtcacaaaatgacaagatggaagaattcacCACAACAGAAGGAATAAGAAGAAATGATGGACAAGGATTTAATTAATACAGATATGAGTAAGACGAccaaattagaatttaaaacaacaattataaggatactagctgggcttgaaaaattAGACAAGATACTATagaatcccttactgcagagataaaaaacctaaaaactagtcaggttgaaattaaaaacactataACCAGATGCAAACCTGAATAGACAAAGACAAAGAGGATAGATGAATCAGGGGAATGAATCAGTGATAttaatattatggaaaataatgaagctgaaaagaagagggaaagaacaaTGTTAGATCATAAATGTAGACTCAGGGGCTCAGCAACTCcttaaagcataataacatttgtatcacaAGAgtctcaaggggcacctgggtggctcagttggttgagtgtccaactttggctcaggtcatgatctcatggttcatgggttcgagccccgcgtcaggctctctgctgaccactcagagcctggagcctgcttcgtggattctttctccctctctgtctgcacctctcccactcatactctgtctctgtctctgtctctgtctctgtctctctcaaaagtaactaaaacataaaaaaaaccattaaaaaataataagagtctcaaagatgaagagagataaaaagggttgggaggtttatttgagcaaatttgggctgaaaacttccctaatctggataaggacacagacaaaaaaatctaagaagcacagagaaatcccATTAAATCAACAAAAGCTGGCCATCATCTaaacatatcatagtcaaattcacaaaacacacagacaagGCAAGAATCcaaaagcaacaagggaaaaatgTCCTTAGCCTAAGGGAAAATATATCAGGTTCACAGATGATCTGTGCACAGAAATGTGGCagtccagaagggagtggcatgatatattctttgtgctgagtgggaaaaataggaagccaagaatattttatccagcaaggctgtcattcataacaggagagaaaaagagtttaccacataaaaaaaaaactaaaggagttcatgatcactaaactAGTCCTGCAAAAAGTATTAAATGGCACTATTTGAGTGGGAAAAACAGACCAAAACTAAGAAATaccagaaaggaacagagaaaaccttaaaaaaaaaaatcagtaacttcAATAACTTTACCCATAGTCCATTGGCACTATTTTCATATCCATCAATAATCagtctgaatgtaaatggaataaatgctccaattaagACATAAGTTATcagaaagaataataatagttaaaaaaagacccatctgtatgctgccttcaagagactcattttagacttaaagacaaaTGCAGATTGAACATGaagggatagagaaccatctatcacgtTAATGGACATTAAAGAAAagtcagagtagccatacttatatcagctaaactagattttattttatcttacttaaaaaaaaataaatgtttatttattttgagagagagagagagagaggaaaggagacagagagagagggagagagagaatcccaagcagtttccttGCTATCAGCATgaagctcagtgtggggctcgatctcacagactgcaagatcatgacctgagccgaaatcaagagtcgggtgcttaaaaactgagccactcagtcgaACCAAATAAATtcgattttattttatctttttttaaaaattttaagtttatttatttattttgagggggaggaagcagggaggggcagagggagaagagagagagagaatcccaagcaggctccacactgtcagtgcagagtctgatgcgggctcaaactcacagaccatgagaccatgacctgagttgaaatcaagagttgtccacttaactgactgaaccacccaggacccCCAAACTAGATTTTAGAGCAaagactaacaagagatgaagaagggcattgtatcataattatgGTGTctgtccatcaagaagatctaacaattgtaaattttTATGCCCACAACTtagagcacccaaatatacaaatcaattaataacaaacataaactcattaataataataccataatagtagggactttaacacctgacttacagcaatggacacatcatccaagcagaaaatcCACAAGGAGACAATGACACATTGGAtgagatggacttaacagatatattcagaacatttcatcctaaagcagcagaatacacattcttttccagtgcacatggaatattgtctagaatacatcacatactgggGCACAAGTCAACCCTCAATATTCAAAATGATTGAgatataccatgcatattttcagcacacaatgctatgaaacgtgaagtcaaccacacacacacacacacacacacacacacacaaacatttttttggaaATCTCTCGAGTACATGgatgttaaagaacatcctactaaagaatgaatggattaaccaggaagttaaagaggaaattaaaaaagtacGTGAAAGCCAATAAAAAAGCAGTCCAaagcctttgggatgcagcaatgGCTGTCCTAACAGGGAAGTGTATtgcaatacaggcttacctcacgaagcaagaaaaatctcaaatacaccgCCTAACATTACACCTACAAcaactagaaaaggaacagcaaataaagcctacagcaagcagaagaagggaaataataaagattagagcagaaataaactatagagaaacaacaacaataacaacaacaacaacaacaacaacaacaaaagaagaggaagaagaagaacagatcagtgaaactaagggCTGGTTTtttgagagaataaataaaattgataaacccctagtcagacttataagaaagaaaagagaaaggacccaaataaataaaatcacaaatgaaaggggagaggtcacaacaaacaccacagaaatacaaataattataagagaatactatgaaaaattatatgccaacaaaactgggaaatctggaagaaatgaacaaattcctagaaacatacaaactaccaaaacttaaacaggaagaagtagaatatttgaacagacccataaccagtaaataaaatTGCATCAGTAGTCAAAAATCCTCTGACAatcaaaagtccagggccagattaCTTCCCAGGGAAATTCAATCCAACAATTAAAAAGGAGTTAATATCtattttcaaactgttccaaaaaacaagGATGGTAGGaaatcttccaaactcattccacGGGGCCAGCATTATTTTGATTCCAAAACGAGACAAAGATCAAACTAAAatagagaattacaggccaatatcccttatgagCAAGGATGCAAAACTTTCAGCATGATACTAGctaattgaattcaacagtacattaaaagaatcattcatgatcaagtaggatttattcctgggctgcaaggctggttcaatatccacaaatcaataaacctgatataccacattaataaaagaaaggataagaactatatgatcctctcaataggtgcagaaaacacatctgacaaaatacagcatctattcttgataaaaactctcaataaagtagggatagaaggaacatacctcaacatcataaaagctgtATATGAAggccccacagctaatatcatctttaTTGGGGAAAGACTGGGAGACTTTCCTTTacagtcagaaacaagacaagcatgtccactttcaccattaCTATTTCACTTAGTAGTGGAAGTCTTGGTCTCAGAGActggacaacaaaaagaaataaaaggcatccaaatcatcaagAAAGAACCCaaacattcactatttgcagatgagatgatactttatatagaaaacccaaaggattccacaaaaaaaaattactagatcttctacatgaattcagcaaagtttaggatataaaatcaccatacagaaatctgttgcatttttatacaccaataatgaagcagcatcaaaagaaacaaaagaatccaccccatttacaattgcaccaaaaacaaaagatacctaggaatatacctgagcaaagaggtaaaagacctgtactctgaaaactatagaatctTATAACAGTAATTAAAGAGGAcactaagaaacagaaaaacattccatgctcatggataggaggaacaaatatttttaaaatgtctatactacccaaagcaatctacatatgtagtgcaatccctatcaaaatactaccagcatttgtcacagaactagagcaaacaatcctaaaatttgcatgaaccataaaagacccaaccagccaaagcaatcctggaaaagcaaaggcaaagctggaggtatcatgatTCCTGACTTCAGGCTATATTACAAGGCTCTAGTCATCAAAATAGTATAGTATTGTTACAAGaccagacacacagatcagtggaacaaaatagaaagcctagaaatggatacataactatatggtcaactaatcttcaacaaagcaggaaagaatatccaatggaaaaagatagtctcttcagcaatttgtattgggaaaactggacagcaaaatgcagaagaatgaaaatagacttttttacaccatacaaaaaaaatggatgaaagacctaaatatgagacaggaaaccatcaaaatcctagagaagaacaaaggcagcaatctctttgaccttgactGGTACAATTTCctactagacacatctccagaggcagggaaacaaaagcaaaaatgaactattggaacttcatcagaTAAAAAGCtttgtttggggtgcctgggtgtctcagtcgggtaagcatccaactcctggttttggctcaggtcatgatcctatggtttgtgagtttgaaccaatgttgggctccatgctgatggtgtggagcttgcctcggatactcactctctctctctctctctctctctctccccacccctctgtccctcccctacttgtgccctctctcaaaaataaatagatcatagatagatagatagatagatagatagatagatggatagagtTTTGTACAACAatggaaacaatcaccaaaactgaAAGGCATCCTATGGAATGGGgcaagacatttgcaaatgacatacggataaagggttaatatccagaatctacaaagaacttgtcaaactcgacacccaaaaatcaaataaccttgttaaaaaatgtgcagaagacatcaatagaaaattttccaaagaagatatccagatagctaatagacacatgaaaagattctcaacatcagtcattatcaaggaaatacaaatcaaaactacaatgagataccaccacacaatcaccagaatggctaaaattatcaacacaagaaacaacagatgttggtggggatgtggagaaagaaaaaccttcttgcacttttggtgggaatgcaaactgctgcagccactctagaaagcagtatggagattcttcaaaaagttaaaaatagaactacctgatgatccagcaattgcactactaggcatttatctaaagagtacaaaaatacagattcaaaggaggtacatgcaccctgatgtttataacagcattatcaacagtagccaaattatgaaaagagcccaaatgtccatctactgatgaatggataaagaagaagtggtatatatatatatatatatatatatatatacacacacacacacacacacacacaatgaaatattactctgtcataaaaaaagaatgaattgttACCATTTGTaaggatgtggatggagctagagtatattatgctaagcaaaataagctagTCATGGAAAGatcaataccatatgatttcactcatatatgaaatttaagaaatgtatCAGATGAAAATTGGGGAAATAAAagagtgaggcaaaccataaaacagaccctgaactatagggaacaaactgagggttgctggacaGGAGGCGGGCAGGGCTAttggttaaataagtgatgggtatGAAGCAGGGTACATATTGTGAGGAGCTTGAGTGTTGTATGTACATGAATCACtaaacctgaaattaatatattacgctgtatgttaactaactggaatttaaagaaataattggaagaaacaaaacaaagccattgGGCAACTAGATCACTCCAGAAGAGGTAAGCGACATTTGTTTTAGAGCCTGATCCAGGAGGACACTACGTTTTGTTGGGTCAGAGCGGGGAGattcaggaaggaaaggaagagccaatgaagaaggaagaaaatcaggaGAGTGTGAAGTCACAGAAGCCAGTGGGatttgggatgggggtggggtatgGAGGGAAAGATCTACACTGTCAGATGTTGCTCTGATGGAGGAGAGGCCACAGCCAAGTGACCATTCCATTCTAGCTGTTCCTTGAAAGGGAAAACGCCACTGGAGTCATTAGAAAAGAGAATGGGAAGTCAACAAGAGTCCACAGCGAATCTAGGCAACTTTTCAGAGGACTTTTGATGCAGACAGAGGGAATGGGCCCTGGGGTTCTAGAGAGGAGTCTAGTTGGTTTTTTAAGGTGGCTGATTCTGCACCGCATGAGTGCCCGTTGATGGCAACTGAGAGAGAAAAATTGAAGGTGAAGTACAAAATAGTAATTGTGGAGGCAACGTCCATGAGCAGGCTGGAGAGGCTGGGGTCGACACACAGGGGGAGGGCTCGGTTCCATTCATTTCCCTATCATGCGCGGGCGCTTGCCACAAAAGCCACCCCTCCGCAATTCCCCTGGCGCTAAGCGAAGTGCTTGAGCAATTCCTGCGGGAACTACACCTCCCGGCAGGCGCTACGCTAGGTGGCCAATGCGCAGGCGCGCGCTGCGGGCCTCTGTCTGTGCCCTCCCAGTAGCCCCGGCCCCTGTTCCCGGCTGCAGGCTCCGACGCGGAGGGGGACGGGTTCCTCTTAAAAGAGAAACGGCGGCTGTGCGCGCGAGGTGGGCCCTTGTCCATCTCTACTCTCCGGGCCTGCGCGCAAGGCGGGGGAGGCGCAGGCGCATTCCGGGCGAGGGCGGGTGGGGGCGCGCAGGTAAGGCCGAGTCGGGGTGGGCCGCGGCGGGCGCTCTGGGTGGCCTGGTAGCTGCCTGTGGAATTGGCCAGCCCTACACACAGTGAGCGTTAAGTGGGACGGCCGGAGACCGGGTGGGAGCGCCCTCcagaccccgcccccacccacatTCACCCCGCTATGAAGAGCGCCCCCAAAACACAcgacctccccttcccccaccaaccAGTAAAGGCCCATGTTCTCTTCAAGGTGAAACTGTTTACCAACCCCTCATCCAGCCCCAGCTGAAATTTCTCCATGAAAGTCTCACGCCCCTTCCCCATAGCTTCCGTTTCTACACTTCACTATGCCCGGGGTCAGGCCATTGTTCCGACATTGACtttgtctccctgcctcccactccaCAGCGCTAGTTTACATGTCCTGTAAGCTGGAGTGGTTGGGCCCAATGGCAGGGGATGCTATTGAAATGACTTAGTCTTGCTCCAATtcattgatgaggaaactgaggccccaatgGCGGGTGGAGCCAGAGGCCCGGGATCAGTTACGCCCATATGCGTGTCTCCTCCACCTTGTAGGTCCTGGTGCTTATGGCTTCCTCCCCGGTGGACGCATCCCGCAGGCGGCAGGAGAAGCGACGGCAGCTGGACGCGCGCCGCAGCAAGTGCCGCATCCGCCTAGGTGGCCACATGGAGCAGTGGTGCCTCCTCAAGGAGCGGCTGGGTTTCTCCCTGCACTCGCAACTCGCTAAGTTCCTGTTGGACCGGTTAGGGGCCTGGGCGGGACTCTGGGGGAGGGCACCCAGGCTGCAACACCCAGTCCCCTCCCAGGGTCAGGTGGTGGCCCATTGCTCCTTACCACCCGTCGATTTCTCACTTCAGCAGAACCGCCTCTGTGATTTGTGGCCTTTGTGCCCTCCTGTTGGTCCCCAGTGAATAGAGGGGCCCTTAGGACTGGTCCCTTAAAAGTGTGGGAGTGCTGAGAGCAGTTGGCCTGGACCCCTACCTAaactgcctctcttccccaccctggcAGGTACACTTCTTCAGGCTGTGTGCTCTGTGCAGGTAGGTAGGGAATAGCTAGAGTTAGGGGGtcaggagccagggagggaagaggggcaacAGGGAGCGAGTGATGTGACCCAGCAGCATTCTCCATGAGGAGATTGGATCTGAGTGAGTTTGGGAAAAGGTGGAGAATTGGGGAGCCCAGGGTAGTTTGATGGGAACGTCCTGTATAAAAGAGAGCAGTGTCTCAGGACCTTGGGGAGGTTCTGGGCTCTGAAGAATGGTAAAATGGACTAGACTGGGGTtgcccagggggctgggggacagggctGAATGTGGCCCCAGAGTGAGAGTAGGAGGCCTCCCCACTTGCCCTGACTGTTGCCTTCACCATTCCAGGTCCTGAGCCTTTGCCCCCCAAGGGTCTGCAGTATCTGGTGCTCCTGTCTCATGCCCACAGCCGAGAATGCAGCCTGGTGCCTGGGCTTCGGGGGCCCGGGGGCCAAGATGGGGGACTTGTGTGGGAGTGCTCTGCGGGCCACACCTTCTCCTGGGGCCCCTCTTCAGGACCCATATCTCCAGAGGAGCCCAAGCCAGTTTTCCGGCCAAGTACTGCCCCAAGAAGCTGGTGCCCAGAGGCCAGGAGTGGGCAAGCACCTGCAGGTAGGCTGGGGGAAAGAAGagttgtggagaaaaggaagggaagaggttCCCATCTCTTTTGCTTAGAGCTTCATTGTCTAAAAATTATCCTTTCTCAATGGAAAAACTATGCTTACAAGGAAATAtatccttaaatatattttcaggtataaaaagcaaaaaacagcaTAGGGCGTATGTTGTGTTACCCTTGGTGGAAAACTAAGAGGAGAAAGAATGTATGTATGCACTTAACGGATGTATAAAATATCTCTGGAAGGGCATGTAGGAAACCAGGCTGTCTGTGGGAAGAATAGGTGATTGGGAACAGTATTGGAAAAGAGGCTTTTCATAGTgtacttttttatacttttattttctgaaccCATGTGAATgtatcatttctaaaataaaatatcccttCCCACTCCAGTAGCCTCTgcaccctcctccttcccaagAGTCCTCCCACCACTTCAGACCTTAGAAGTACATCTGTCCTCATCCCTCCAGCCCAGAGTTCCTTCCCCTTTGACCCTACAGGTTTGGAATCTGAGCATGATGAGAGGACTCAGGAGGCCAGGTCACCCAggtgaggttgggggtgggagggacaggatAGACTTGGGTGGACAGTGCAGGTGAAGGAGCAGAGCCTGAGGCTTGCCTTCCTTGGTCCAGCAGGGAAGTAGGACCCCTCCTGGAGACCTTCCCGCCCccaggagaagagggggaggaggaagacgagGACGAAGAGGAGATGCTCAGTGAGGCCAGCCCATGGACCTACAGCTCCTCCCCAGATGGGCAAGTTGGGGCTGAAGGAGGATGCTGaacagagcaggaggagggagggagcagctGGCCAGGGCTTCCAAAGCTTTGCAGACTTGGTGGAGAAGGCAGGATGGGcattggggaagggagaaagaattgGAGGCTTTGAATTGGGTGGAAGGTGGTAAAGTTAGGCTGTAGGGCAGAATGAAAGCTGAAAGCAGGTGTGAACAGAGATCCTGGGTAGGAGTAGGGCTGTTCTGAGTTTGGGATCTTAGCATTTCGGGGGCTCAGGGCTAGCTGAAAGCCCAGGGAAATAatgccttcctcttccttctcttttcagcAGTGATCCAGATGCCCCCAgactccttccttcccctgtCACCCATACACTTAAGGAGGGGGagacacccccagccccagcagctcTCCTCAATCCTCTTGCTGTACCATCCTCATCAACATCATCATTGAGTTCTGGAGCTCTTCCTACCGAAGTTGGGGTACAGCCGGAACTCAGAGGGACCCCTCAAGCAGCCCAGCAGACTGAGCCTCTGGCCAGGTAACCTGATGGCTGAGACAGAGGGCAGGGGCATCCCGGAACATGGCCCTCCCTCGAGGCCCTCTGCTCCCTCTTTGCTGCCCGTAGCCCTGGGATTCAGGCCCAGTCTGCTCTGACCTTGGCCTGGGAGGAGGACACGGCACAGATTGGCCCCAAGAGAATTAGGTAGGACTTGCAGAGCGGGGCTGGAGGGGGGAGAGTGAGAAGAGGGAGTTGAGGAGAGCCCGTGGGAGTCCTTATGCTCCTCCCTATCCTCCTCCTCCCAGGAAAGCTGCCAAAAGAGAGCTGCTGCCTTGTGACTTCCCTGGCTGCGGACGGATCTTCTCCAACCGACAGTATTTGAATGTGAGGAATGTGAGGGGCACAGATTGGGTTTTATGTGGCTTCAGAGGTGAAAAGGGCTGAAGGGGATGCTGAGGTGAAGGAGAAGCTGAAGCAAAGAAGCCTGGAATGTGGGTGGATTCagagatgggaagagaaagaTGGGGGTGGACCTGCAGAGCTTACCTACAGTTAATAATCACTAAAGCAGACAGCTGGTAGATAAGGCAGAAAACCAAGCCACCAGTACACAGCTGCTGCCCACTACTGCTGGTTTCTTGGGCCCTCCAAGGGTCACGTGGAGTTGATGATGGCATTCCTCAGGCTCTTGGAGTGCTAGTgactgttctaagcacttgacATGGGTCAAGTCTTTTGATCTTCAAAAGATCCCTATGGAGTAGGTGCTGATACAGTTCCtgctttgcaaatgaggaaactgaagcacacaaAATGGTTAAGCAGTTCCCAAAACTCCTTAGCTAGTGTGTGACGGTGCTGGGGTTGCTGAGTCCACACTCAGCCACCTGGCCCTGTTCGCTTGAGCGGGCAGTTCTAGTGCTAGAGGACTGGAAGATGGTCCTGTCCCCAGCCTAACTGCAGGAGAGGTTTGGGGCACAAAGAGGGAAGGGCCACAGCCCCATACTCATCCAGAGCCCTCCCAGACCCAAGTCCTGAGGCAGAGACCCCAGACCAGAGGAATGGTGAGGCAAGGGTGGAAGGCATTTGTGCAGGAAATCCCTGGGCTGAGAAGAACTTTACCAGGGCTAGTCAAACGCACTTGAGCTTGTTAATGGAGGACACTGAAGCAGCCACCAGCAGCAGTTTAACTATGGGAAAGTGGGATTATAGATAAGGGGAAAGCCCATGGAATTTAGTGAGCCAGAATGTGACATTAGGTCAGACAGGAGAAATATTTCCAACAAATAATCAGGGAGTTAAAGAAGAACACACAACCCCTAAAAGTGTTCCAGGTTGAAagcatacacgtgtgtgtgtgtgtgtgtgtgtgtgtgtgtgtgtgtgtttctaaagAAGATTTAGGAAAACACCATATAATATATACCCATGGTTAGCAATAAAGTAGGCAATCTGGGTGATATTATTGTACATTAATATTGATATTGAAGAGGATAATCATACCTACCCAAATTGTGTTCTTATTCCCAGCAGACAGCAAATCCATAGTTAGGGAACCAGGAGTGTCACCAGAATGGCACTTTGTTCAGGGAACTGGTCATTGTAAGGAAGGTTGTGGCAAAAAGGTGAGGTAATGGAAGTCAAGGACAGAATAGGGTGAGGGCAGAGTTTGGTGTCAGGACGGGATGGTGGACTTATATACAGGTGAGGACTGGCCAGGATGATGTGAGCTGGTGGTGACAGAActtttgggggatggggagggggcagaggagcctGCCTGCTGGGTCAGCTCTGGTGGTCTCCCTGAGAccacctgtttccttccctagcaCCACAAGAAGTACCAGCACATCCACCAAAAGTCCTTTTCCTGCCCAGAACCAGCCTGTGGGAAGTCCTTCAACTTTAAGAAACACCTGAAGGAGCATGTGAAATTGCACAGTGGTGAGTGGTAGAAATGCCTCCTCACTTCCCTCTCCTGTGGGtcccttcacctctctctctgggtgttttcatttctctgtgagTCCCTTCACTTCTCCGTGCGggttctgtcccctccccctggcGGTCCCTTCACTTGCCCTGTGAGGCCTATCACCTCCTATCTGCAGGTGCCATCACACCCCTCTGTGGGATGACTCTCACTCACACTCAACTCTCTGTGTGTTGAGCACCTGCCTGCTTGAGACTGTTCTAGGTGTAGGATACAAAAGCGAACAGAGGCATCCACTCTAGTGATAACAGGGATACAAAGAGATgtgaaagcagggaagggatggagagcatgagagaggagTTTCTTTTGTAGAAAGGGAAGCTCCTTTGAGCAAAGACCTATGTGAAGGGAGGAATAGATGCTTGTCCATGTCTATGGGCAGGCCTGGGGAGGCCCTGAACTGGCATCTGCATGGAATGTACCAGGAACGGAGAGGGGGCCAGGAagttagaaaggaaggaagagaggtcaGATAGGTAGCAGGGACCTCTAACACTACCATCAAAGATGGTTTGGCTTCTGGCTAAATGAGATGGGCACCATCCCAGGGTGTTGTGTAGCAGAAGGACACAACTGACTTTAAAAGGAGCACAACTGACTTTAAAACTGACTTTGTGACTGCCATGTGGAGAAATGGGGCTGTAGGAATGTGCAGTGTGCAGTGATGGCAGCTTTAACACGCTGGTACAGTTGAGTTGATAAGAAGTGGCTGGAGGCTGATGTGAGCATGAAAGTGGAGCTAGAAGGGCTGCTGTGAGAAGGACAGATTGGCCACAGGTGGATGGGCAGGAGGGCATCAAGCTGACTTGAAGGATTCCAGCTTGAGC is a genomic window containing:
- the ZNF692 gene encoding zinc finger protein 692 isoform X5, translating into MASSPVDASRRRQEKRRQLDARRSKCRIRLGGHMEQWCLLKERLGFSLHSQLAKFLLDRYTSSGCVLCAGPEPLPPKGLQYLVLLSHAHSRECSLVPGLRGPGGQDGGLVWECSAGHTFSWGPSSGPISPEEPKPVFRPSTAPRSWCPEARSGQAPAGLESEHDERTQEARSPSREVGPLLETFPPPGEEGEEEDEDEEEMLSEASPWTYSSSPDGSDPDAPRLLPSPVTHTLKEGETPPAPAALLNPLAVPSSSTSSLSSGALPTEVGVQPELRGTPQAAQQTEPLARKAAKRELLPCDFPGCGRIFSNRQYLNHHKKYQHIHQKSFSCPEPACGKSFNFKKHLKEHVKLHSDTRDYICEFCARSFRTSSNLVIHRRIHTGEKPLQCEICGFTCRQKASLNWHRRKHAETAATLRFPCEFCGKRFEKPDSVAAHCSKSHPALLPAPQESPGPLEPCPNISASVTLRSDDESRPSLVPEALTALHQQ
- the ZNF692 gene encoding zinc finger protein 692 isoform X6, which produces MASSPVDASRRRQEKRRQLDARRSKCRIRLGGHMEQWCLLKERLGFSLHSQLAKFLLDRYTSSGCVLCAGPEPLPPKGLQYLVLLSHAHSRECSLVPGLRGPGGQDGGLVWECSAGHTFSWGPSSGPISPEEPKPVFRPSTAPRSWCPEARSGQAPAGLESEHDERTQEARSPSSDPDAPRLLPSPVTHTLKEGETPPAPAALLNPLAVPSSSTSSLSSGALPTEVGVQPELRGTPQAAQQTEPLASPGIQAQSALTLAWEEDTAQIGPKRIRKAAKRELLPCDFPGCGRIFSNRQYLNHHKKYQHIHQKSFSCPEPACGKSFNFKKHLKEHVKLHSDTRDYICEFCARSFRTSSNLVIHRRIHTGEKPLQCEICGFTCRQKASLNWHRRKHAETAATLRFPCEFCGKRFEKPDSVAAHCSKSHPALLPAPQESPGPLEPCPNISASVTLRSDDESRPSLVPEALTALHQQ
- the ZNF692 gene encoding zinc finger protein 692 isoform X3, with product MASSPVDASRRRQEKRRQLDARRSKCRIRLGGHMEQWCLLKERLGFSLHSQLAKFLLDRYTSSGCVLCAGPEPLPPKGLQYLVLLSHAHSRECSLVPGLRGPGGQDGGLVWECSAGHTFSWGPSSGPISPEEPKPVFRPSTAPRSWCPEARSGQAPAGLESEHDERTQEARSPSREVGPLLETFPPPGEEGEEEDEDEEEMLSEASPWTYSSSPDGDPDAPRLLPSPVTHTLKEGETPPAPAALLNPLAVPSSSTSSLSSGALPTEVGVQPELRGTPQAAQQTEPLASPGIQAQSALTLAWEEDTAQIGPKRIRKAAKRELLPCDFPGCGRIFSNRQYLNHHKKYQHIHQKSFSCPEPACGKSFNFKKHLKEHVKLHSDTRDYICEFCARSFRTSSNLVIHRRIHTGEKPLQCEICGFTCRQKASLNWHRRKHAETAATLRFPCEFCGKRFEKPDSVAAHCSKSHPALLPAPQESPGPLEPCPNISASVTLRSDDESRPSLVPEALTALHQQ